In Desulfovibrio sp. UCD-KL4C, a single genomic region encodes these proteins:
- a CDS encoding branched-chain amino acid ABC transporter permease — MTEKFIKKCCLAACVLFAFGMPLVVHSPTYLHISIMLLLFAYMTTSWNLVGGFAGVLPLGHSVFVGIGAYTSTILWLQYSISPWIGMLVGGVLSGIVGFLIGKPTLKMRGAYFALSTMAFVEGVRVVVENLPYLGPFKLNGPRGLNIPPIEAGHNDFFAFQFAGKEPYYYIILTMLVAVLALTWYVSRSKLGYSLIAGGEEPEAAEALGVNVAKCKVWAMVMSAFLTSLAGTFMAQLTLFIYPKSVLTLDLSFELAFIALIGGRGSIAGPVIGALLLRPVSEFSRIYLSDSLPGMHLILYGVILIVVMLLQPSGLTDPLTKKFNAIVKFIAKKTNKKKDFNDEYA; from the coding sequence ATGACTGAAAAATTTATTAAGAAATGTTGTTTAGCGGCATGCGTTCTTTTCGCTTTCGGAATGCCGCTTGTAGTTCATAGTCCGACTTACCTTCATATTTCAATAATGCTTCTTCTTTTTGCCTATATGACCACCTCATGGAATCTTGTAGGCGGATTTGCAGGGGTTTTGCCTCTTGGACATTCTGTTTTCGTGGGAATCGGTGCTTATACATCTACAATACTATGGTTGCAGTATTCTATCTCACCTTGGATAGGTATGCTTGTCGGTGGTGTGCTTTCTGGGATAGTCGGTTTTCTTATCGGTAAACCTACCCTTAAAATGCGCGGGGCATATTTTGCTCTTTCCACAATGGCCTTTGTTGAGGGCGTAAGGGTTGTGGTAGAAAATCTTCCCTACCTCGGTCCTTTCAAACTTAACGGCCCAAGAGGACTTAATATCCCGCCTATTGAAGCTGGGCATAATGATTTCTTTGCATTTCAGTTCGCAGGCAAGGAGCCTTATTACTACATCATCCTGACTATGCTTGTAGCTGTGCTAGCTCTTACTTGGTATGTTTCACGCTCAAAGCTTGGTTATTCTCTTATTGCTGGTGGTGAGGAGCCTGAAGCAGCAGAGGCTCTTGGAGTTAATGTTGCCAAGTGTAAAGTATGGGCTATGGTTATGAGTGCATTTTTGACCTCGCTTGCGGGGACATTCATGGCACAACTTACTTTGTTCATTTACCCAAAATCAGTGCTCACGCTGGATCTTTCCTTTGAACTTGCCTTTATTGCTCTTATCGGTGGACGCGGTTCAATCGCAGGACCGGTAATCGGGGCACTGCTTTTGCGTCCGGTGAGTGAATTCAGCCGTATCTACTTAAGTGATTCATTGCCTGGAATGCATCTTATTCTTTATGGTGTAATTCTTATCGTAGTTATGTTGCTACAGCCTAGCGGACTGACAGATCCACTTACTAAAAAGTTTAATGCCATAGTGAAATTTATTGCCAAAAAAACAAATAAAAAAAAGGACTTCAACGATGAGTATGCTTAA
- a CDS encoding NAD-dependent succinate-semialdehyde dehydrogenase yields MSIQSLNPATEEVVASFDPLSEGDLQDILDYTAESWTEWKSKSYSERGGLLKKAAEQLRAQSKKLAEIMAIEMGKPVRMGEGEALKCAAVCDYYADEGEGMLAPVPVEGVGRKAYITYEPLGTVLTVMPWNFPLWQVFRIAAPSLMAGNTVVLKHASNVPQCALAIEKIFVDAGFPADVFRTLLIGARQVETVLDHKSVFAVSLTGSEYAGQKVASAAGSRLKKSVMELGGSDPLLVLADADLEEAVKVATMSRCGNTGQTCIAAKRFIVMDEVYDEFLSSLKENMSSLVVGDPLDPKTDMGPMSSGPLRAELQEQVDRCVKAGGNILIGGCIPEGKGYYYPPTIVTDIPSSEDVCKEELFGPVAMVFRVSSVDEAITVANDTPFGLGGSVWSKDEEEAAKVAARIKTGCVFINSLVRSDVHLPFGGIGISGYGRELGSYGIREFVNVKSICIG; encoded by the coding sequence ATGAGTATTCAGAGTCTTAATCCGGCTACAGAAGAAGTCGTCGCCTCTTTTGATCCGCTATCAGAAGGCGATTTGCAGGATATTCTTGATTACACAGCTGAATCTTGGACTGAATGGAAGTCAAAGAGTTACAGCGAACGCGGAGGACTCCTGAAAAAAGCCGCAGAACAATTACGGGCTCAGAGTAAAAAACTAGCTGAAATTATGGCCATAGAAATGGGTAAGCCTGTCCGCATGGGTGAAGGTGAAGCTCTAAAATGTGCTGCTGTATGCGATTATTACGCAGATGAAGGTGAGGGTATGCTTGCACCTGTTCCTGTGGAAGGTGTGGGACGTAAGGCTTACATTACTTATGAACCGCTTGGCACCGTGCTGACAGTTATGCCTTGGAATTTCCCGCTTTGGCAGGTGTTTCGCATAGCTGCACCTTCGCTTATGGCCGGTAATACAGTGGTTCTTAAACATGCTTCCAACGTTCCTCAGTGCGCTTTGGCTATAGAAAAAATATTTGTGGATGCGGGTTTTCCTGCTGATGTATTCAGAACATTACTTATCGGTGCTCGTCAGGTTGAAACTGTTTTGGATCATAAATCCGTGTTTGCAGTAAGCCTCACCGGAAGTGAATACGCTGGGCAGAAAGTGGCTTCAGCTGCTGGCTCACGGCTTAAAAAGTCAGTCATGGAATTGGGTGGAAGTGATCCTCTGCTGGTACTTGCTGATGCTGATCTTGAAGAAGCTGTAAAAGTTGCAACCATGTCGAGATGCGGTAATACAGGGCAAACATGTATTGCCGCAAAGCGGTTTATTGTAATGGATGAAGTTTACGATGAATTTTTATCCAGTCTTAAAGAAAATATGTCTAGTCTGGTTGTCGGTGACCCTCTTGATCCCAAAACGGACATGGGGCCAATGTCTTCCGGTCCTTTGCGCGCAGAGTTGCAGGAGCAGGTCGATCGTTGCGTAAAGGCTGGCGGAAATATCTTAATAGGTGGTTGCATCCCAGAAGGCAAAGGCTATTACTACCCGCCAACGATAGTTACTGATATCCCTTCAAGTGAAGATGTTTGCAAAGAGGAATTGTTCGGCCCTGTGGCAATGGTTTTTCGTGTGTCTTCTGTAGATGAAGCCATCACTGTGGCAAACGATACTCCGTTTGGTCTTGGTGGATCGGTCTGGTCCAAGGATGAAGAGGAAGCGGCAAAGGTCGCGGCCCGTATCAAAACAGGTTGTGTTTTCATCAACAGTCTTGTTCGCAGTGATGTTCATTTACCATTCGGCGGGATCGGTATTTCCGGTTACGGGCGCGAGCTTGGAAGCTACGGAATCCGTGAATTTGTTAATGTAAAATCGATTTGCATCGGCTGA
- a CDS encoding ABC transporter ATP-binding protein: MSMLKFEEVTMKFGGLTAVNSLSLEIEKGQILGLIGPNGAGKSTAFNCASGVYTPSSGKVFFDGEDITGYKPWDLCSKGLARTFQIVKPFATKTVLYNTTVAAFATTNSREEAESIALDVLKSMHLDHRKDDISGALTIADRKRLEIAKAMATKPKLLLLDEVMAGLRPTEVDEMIDVFREIRENGVTIFVIEHIMRAIMALSDELVVIHFGTKISEGKPEEVAQDENVIKAYLGGDYVAA; the protein is encoded by the coding sequence ATGAGTATGCTTAAATTCGAAGAAGTTACCATGAAATTTGGTGGACTGACCGCAGTCAATTCGCTCAGCCTTGAAATAGAAAAAGGACAGATACTTGGACTTATAGGGCCGAACGGAGCCGGAAAATCAACCGCTTTTAACTGTGCATCTGGTGTTTACACTCCCAGTTCCGGTAAGGTTTTTTTTGATGGTGAAGATATTACCGGATATAAACCATGGGATTTGTGTAGCAAGGGGCTTGCTCGCACATTTCAGATTGTTAAACCTTTTGCCACCAAAACAGTTCTTTACAATACCACTGTTGCAGCTTTTGCAACTACTAACAGCCGTGAAGAAGCTGAGTCTATAGCTCTTGATGTGCTTAAAAGTATGCATCTTGATCATCGCAAGGATGACATTTCCGGGGCTTTGACCATTGCTGATCGTAAGCGTCTTGAAATTGCAAAGGCCATGGCAACTAAACCGAAGCTGTTACTTCTTGATGAAGTCATGGCAGGACTCAGACCTACCGAAGTTGATGAAATGATAGATGTGTTCAGGGAAATTCGTGAAAACGGGGTCACCATCTTTGTTATAGAACATATTATGCGCGCGATTATGGCTCTATCAGATGAGCTGGTTGTAATTCATTTCGGCACCAAAATATCTGAAGGTAAGCCTGAAGAAGTTGCTCAGGATGAGAATGTAATTAAAGCTTATCTCGGGGGTGACTATGTCGCTGCTTAG
- a CDS encoding ABC transporter ATP-binding protein has protein sequence MSLLSINNIDVSYGDVQVIYDLSLHVNEGEVVSIIGGNGAGKSTLLRTISGLLNPSGGEIKFASDDIQGSTPENIVDAGLIHVPEGRRLFSLMSVYDNLIVGAYSKRAKDHVEKSLATVYEMFPRLEERKDQLAMTLSGGEQQMVAIGRGIMACPKLMMLDEPSLGLAPILINEIFANVRAIADKGTTVLLVEQDVQHSLSLSDRGYVLEHGRVSMEGNAKDLLNNPHIKTAYLGI, from the coding sequence ATGTCGCTGCTTAGCATAAATAATATTGATGTCAGCTACGGTGATGTTCAGGTCATCTATGATTTATCTTTGCATGTTAATGAAGGTGAGGTTGTTTCCATCATCGGTGGTAATGGAGCAGGGAAGTCTACCTTGCTGCGGACCATTTCAGGCTTACTTAATCCTTCTGGCGGTGAAATTAAATTTGCATCGGATGATATTCAGGGAAGTACTCCTGAGAATATCGTCGATGCCGGATTGATTCATGTGCCGGAAGGGAGACGATTGTTTTCACTGATGTCGGTTTACGATAACCTTATTGTTGGTGCATATAGCAAAAGAGCCAAAGATCATGTGGAAAAATCACTTGCAACTGTTTATGAAATGTTTCCTCGGCTTGAGGAGCGCAAAGATCAGCTTGCAATGACTCTTTCCGGTGGTGAGCAGCAAATGGTTGCTATCGGTAGAGGGATTATGGCTTGTCCCAAGCTTATGATGCTTGATGAACCTTCACTCGGGTTGGCTCCGATTTTGATTAACGAAATTTTTGCCAATGTACGTGCAATTGCTGATAAAGGAACAACAGTACTTCTGGTAGAGCAGGATGTTCAGCATTCACTTTCTCTTTCTGACAGAGGTTACGTTCTGGAACATGGGCGTGTTTCTATGGAAGGAAATGCAAAGGATCTTCTTAATAATCCTCATATTAAGACCGCCTATCTGGGAATTTAA
- a CDS encoding acetate--CoA ligase family protein produces the protein MLKHLLDPQSVAVIGGSDDIGKPGGRLLSNILERGYKGRVMVVNPKSDTVQGVPASKNIAAMQEIPDLAYLAIPARFVRTTLEELCTKGVKAAVILSAGFGELNEEGKAEERRFKEIADANDMLLLGPNCLGVMSTEVAGKFAGILPLMSLEGIDFLSGSGATIDYLAEQATKRGLPFNSFMTVGNSAQTEVTDLLDLFDKAYDEKSSTVKILYMETINDPKKLIASAKSLAAKGCHVAGIKAGATEAGNRAAASHTGALVSSDTAVQAMFDKAGIIRVQSRIELIDIACIMRLAKDKLDGKRVCIVTDAGGPGVLLADELNRQEIEAPVLKTKTQKRLEEALMPSSSVVNPIDCLPARTAQHFADIFQILSEEEADSIDYIMVVLGDSGLSDISAIYDVIIKAMNTLPMPIFPSFCTAVTSVNALKAFTKAGKSYFEDEVAMGKALGRVVNRPRIADSAANPKDYDLDRLKKIMNGKSNILDADTVAEVLTAAGINLPGQQSITSRETLHDLTEKFPFPWVMKVEGPLHKTDVGGVKLSIGDLTEAQAAYDALMNIPDAVGVLIQQMIQGTEVIIGIKREEPFGSLTAFGLGGIYAEAMKDIQFRLAPLAPEEALDMINSIAAAPIIKGVRGEQGMDLDILSDQIVRVSRLAADFPQIVEMDINPLKGFGANIYAVDARIICE, from the coding sequence ATGCTTAAACATTTATTAGATCCACAAAGCGTTGCCGTCATTGGCGGCAGTGATGATATAGGAAAACCCGGAGGACGGCTCCTCTCCAATATTTTGGAAAGGGGCTATAAAGGACGGGTCATGGTTGTAAATCCCAAAAGCGACACAGTCCAAGGTGTTCCGGCATCCAAAAACATTGCAGCTATGCAAGAGATTCCAGACCTAGCCTATCTTGCAATTCCGGCCAGATTTGTCCGCACAACTCTTGAAGAGCTGTGCACCAAAGGAGTTAAAGCAGCTGTAATTCTGTCCGCTGGGTTCGGTGAACTAAATGAGGAAGGCAAGGCCGAGGAACGAAGATTCAAAGAAATAGCCGACGCTAATGACATGCTTTTACTCGGCCCCAACTGCTTAGGTGTCATGAGCACCGAAGTTGCAGGAAAATTCGCGGGAATACTTCCGCTTATGTCTCTGGAAGGTATTGACTTCCTAAGCGGTTCCGGAGCCACAATTGATTATCTCGCGGAACAGGCAACGAAACGAGGATTACCATTCAATTCTTTTATGACAGTTGGTAACTCAGCCCAAACGGAAGTAACGGACCTTCTGGATCTATTCGACAAAGCCTATGATGAAAAATCATCTACAGTGAAAATTCTGTACATGGAAACCATCAATGACCCTAAAAAATTGATCGCTAGTGCCAAAAGCTTAGCTGCTAAAGGCTGTCACGTGGCCGGAATAAAAGCTGGAGCGACAGAAGCAGGAAACAGAGCTGCCGCCAGTCACACAGGCGCGCTTGTCTCCAGTGATACCGCAGTACAGGCAATGTTCGACAAAGCCGGTATCATTCGGGTGCAATCCCGCATTGAGCTGATAGACATCGCCTGTATCATGCGACTTGCCAAAGATAAACTTGACGGTAAACGGGTCTGCATTGTCACTGATGCAGGCGGTCCCGGCGTATTACTTGCCGACGAACTCAACCGTCAAGAAATCGAAGCTCCGGTACTAAAAACAAAAACCCAAAAACGTTTGGAAGAGGCTCTGATGCCCAGCTCCAGCGTGGTAAATCCAATTGACTGTCTACCTGCGCGCACAGCCCAGCATTTTGCAGATATCTTCCAGATCCTTTCTGAAGAAGAAGCAGACAGCATCGATTACATAATGGTAGTGCTCGGGGATTCCGGACTCTCGGATATCAGTGCCATCTACGACGTGATAATCAAAGCAATGAACACGTTACCCATGCCGATATTCCCTTCCTTCTGCACAGCTGTAACATCGGTCAACGCTTTAAAGGCATTTACCAAAGCCGGTAAGAGCTACTTTGAAGACGAGGTAGCCATGGGCAAAGCTTTAGGACGCGTGGTCAATCGTCCGCGCATTGCCGACTCCGCCGCAAATCCTAAAGATTACGACTTGGATCGTCTCAAGAAGATCATGAACGGTAAATCCAATATCCTTGATGCGGATACGGTAGCAGAAGTTCTAACCGCCGCTGGTATCAACCTGCCGGGGCAGCAAAGCATCACATCAAGAGAAACACTACATGACCTCACAGAAAAATTCCCATTTCCATGGGTTATGAAGGTCGAAGGACCTCTGCACAAGACAGATGTGGGTGGTGTCAAACTGAGCATTGGAGATCTTACGGAAGCGCAAGCTGCTTATGATGCGCTGATGAACATCCCCGATGCAGTTGGAGTACTGATCCAGCAGATGATTCAAGGAACTGAAGTAATAATCGGAATCAAACGTGAAGAGCCATTTGGCTCACTTACTGCCTTCGGTTTAGGCGGAATTTACGCCGAAGCCATGAAGGACATTCAATTCCGTCTGGCTCCGCTTGCGCCTGAAGAAGCCTTAGACATGATTAATTCCATCGCGGCTGCCCCAATCATCAAGGGTGTTCGCGGAGAACAGGGGATGGACTTAGATATCCTGTCCGATCAAATTGTCCGTGTCAGCCGCTTGGCTGCGGATTTCCCGCAAATTGTGGAAATGGACATCAACCCTTTGAAAGGGTTCGGTGCAAATATCTACGCTGTAGACGCAAGAATTATCTGCGAATAA
- a CDS encoding branched-chain amino acid ABC transporter permease, whose translation MDFSYLIQDIISGILMGSIYGLIALGLTLVFGVLKVINFAHGSFLMVGMYAAYWAVSITGLHPYVALVIVVPVMFFFGYYLQNFLIKPIFVAEKDVREPTTVIIVTTGIWYILDNITLLFFGPDYRALTPNPLKGKMMEFGDIFISIPKFYGFLIAIGTALLLYLFLQKTRTGRAIRATSLDRDAASLMGINQWKIFNVAFGIGTAVAGISGVVLTTFYNVYPTVGVPFDVKSFVIVVLGGLGSIPGAIIGGVIIGLIESIGPTFMTSTWTEAIVYVLFLLVLFVKPSGLFGQKYDW comes from the coding sequence ATGGATTTTTCATATCTTATACAGGACATCATCAGCGGAATTCTTATGGGGTCTATCTATGGCTTGATTGCGCTGGGTCTGACTCTGGTTTTCGGGGTGTTGAAGGTTATCAACTTCGCCCACGGGTCGTTTCTGATGGTGGGCATGTACGCCGCATATTGGGCTGTTTCTATTACTGGTCTTCATCCCTATGTAGCTCTTGTAATCGTGGTTCCTGTAATGTTTTTCTTCGGCTATTATTTGCAGAATTTTCTCATCAAGCCTATCTTTGTGGCTGAAAAAGACGTCAGGGAACCTACTACAGTAATTATTGTTACCACGGGTATTTGGTATATCCTTGATAACATTACTCTGCTTTTTTTCGGCCCAGACTACAGAGCTCTCACTCCTAATCCCCTTAAGGGAAAGATGATGGAATTCGGCGATATTTTCATCTCAATTCCGAAGTTTTACGGTTTTCTGATCGCCATAGGCACCGCTTTACTGCTTTACCTCTTTTTACAGAAAACACGCACAGGACGTGCAATCAGGGCTACCAGTCTTGACCGCGACGCAGCCTCACTCATGGGCATCAACCAATGGAAAATTTTTAATGTCGCGTTTGGAATAGGTACAGCCGTAGCCGGAATATCAGGAGTAGTGCTTACCACATTTTACAATGTTTACCCTACAGTCGGTGTTCCGTTTGATGTAAAATCTTTTGTAATTGTTGTTCTTGGAGGGCTTGGATCAATTCCCGGAGCAATTATCGGCGGAGTTATCATTGGACTGATTGAATCCATCGGGCCGACATTTATGACATCTACTTGGACAGAAGCCATTGTTTATGTGTTGTTTCTGCTGGTTCTCTTTGTAAAACCATCTGGTCTTTTCGGCCAGAAATACGATTGGTAG